Within Hyalangium ruber, the genomic segment CGCCCGTGGCCCGCCTGAGCCTCCTCTCCGCGCTGGTGCTCAGCACCACCGCGCTGGCACAGCCCCGCGGCCTGCCCGAGTTCGAAGTGGAGCGCATGGAGTTCAACCCCGGCGGCGCGGGCTCTCTCATCATCAACTCCGGTCAGCTCCTGCCCGAGGGCCGCTCCCGCCTGGCCCTCATCGGTCACTTCGAGAGCAAGCCGCTGTCGCCCGCCCTCACCGACATCACCTCGGAGACCGGTGAGCGCGAGGTGGTGCTCGTCAACCACCGCACCACCGCGCACCTGATGGCCTCCTACGGCCTGGCCGACAACCTCGAGGTGGGCCTGCAGGTGCCCCTCATCCTCAGCCAGGAGCAGGGCGATCTGACCAACTCGCCCTTCGGCGCCCCCGAGGGCGGCTTCAAGCTGGGCACCCCCATCGCCTCGTTCAACATCGGCGTGCTCAACCAGTCCCAGGACATCCCCGTGGACGTGGCCGCCGGCATCAGCGTGGGCTTCCCCCTGGGCAGCCCCGATGCCCTGGCCCGCGAGAACTCGCTGCGCGCCATCCCCCGCATCATGATCGGCCGTGAGACCGAGGGCCTGCGCGCCGGCTTCGAGCTCGGCGCCGCGCTGCGCCCGCGCGTGTCCATCGGCGAGGGCGACAACCGCGAGGCCTACAACACCCTGCGCCTGGGCGCCTCGGTGGCCTCCACCGGCGAGGGCGTGCGCTACGAGGCCAACGTCCTGATGTGGGTTCCCTTCGGCCGTGAGTTCCTCACCGCCGAGACGCTGGTCGGTGTGCGCGGCCCCCTGTCCAGCGACGTCGAGGTGTTCGCCATGGGCGGCCTGGGCTTCGGCGACACGCTGGGCAACCCCGACTTCCGCCTCATGCTGGGCATGGCCTATGGCGGCGCGCCCACCAAGTGCGTGGCCGGCGGCCAGCACAAGCCCGAGCAGTGCCCGGACCTGGATGACGACAACGACAACGTGAAGAACCGCGACGACGCCTGCCCCAAGGATGGCGGCAAGGTGGACGTCAAGGGTTGCCCCCTCCAGGACCAGGACAAGGATGGCGTCGAGGACGCCGCCGACAAGTGCCCCGCCGCCGCGGGTGTGGCCTCCGCCCAGGGCTGCCCGGATCAGGACGGCGACGGCCTGCAGGACTCCGAGGACAAGTGCCCCGCGCTGGCCGGCTCGGCTGACCGTCAGGGCTGCCCCGACACGGACGGCGACGGCCTGGATGACTCGGCCGATCAGTGCCCGAGCGAGGCCGGCCCGGTGGACCGCAAGGGCTGCCCGCAGAAGGACTCGGACAATGACGGCCTGCTGGATGAGGAGGACAGCTGCCCCAAGGAGGCGGGTGCTCCCGAGCTGAAGGGCTGCCCCGCCCAGGACAAGGACAACGACACGGTCGCTGACCACCTGGACAACTGCCCCACCGAGGCCGGCCCCGCCGACAACCAGGGCTGCCCCGCGGCCCAGAAGCAGTTGGTCGCCATCAAGCAGAACCGCATCGAGATCAAGGAGAACGTCTACTTCGACTCCAGCGCCGCCACCATCCAGGCGCGCTCCTTCGGGCTGCTGGATCAGATCGCCAAGGTCATCAACGAGCACCCGGAGATCTCGAAGATCATCATCGAGGGCCACACGGATGACCGGGGCCCGGTGGATCTCAACCGCACCCTGTCGCAGCAGCGCGCGGAGTCGGTGGCCACCTACCTCTCCGGCAAGGGCGTG encodes:
- a CDS encoding OmpA family protein; the encoded protein is MTLPTSSSTRKGTPVARLSLLSALVLSTTALAQPRGLPEFEVERMEFNPGGAGSLIINSGQLLPEGRSRLALIGHFESKPLSPALTDITSETGEREVVLVNHRTTAHLMASYGLADNLEVGLQVPLILSQEQGDLTNSPFGAPEGGFKLGTPIASFNIGVLNQSQDIPVDVAAGISVGFPLGSPDALARENSLRAIPRIMIGRETEGLRAGFELGAALRPRVSIGEGDNREAYNTLRLGASVASTGEGVRYEANVLMWVPFGREFLTAETLVGVRGPLSSDVEVFAMGGLGFGDTLGNPDFRLMLGMAYGGAPTKCVAGGQHKPEQCPDLDDDNDNVKNRDDACPKDGGKVDVKGCPLQDQDKDGVEDAADKCPAAAGVASAQGCPDQDGDGLQDSEDKCPALAGSADRQGCPDTDGDGLDDSADQCPSEAGPVDRKGCPQKDSDNDGLLDEEDSCPKEAGAPELKGCPAQDKDNDTVADHLDNCPTEAGPADNQGCPAAQKQLVAIKQNRIEIKENVYFDSSAATIQARSFGLLDQIAKVINEHPEISKIIIEGHTDDRGPVDLNRTLSQQRAESVATYLSGKGVAKERLESKGFGPDRPVQPNTTAEGRAANRRVDFLTRYDAEGAQPAQPQPAPQQ